A portion of the Equus quagga isolate Etosha38 chromosome 17, UCLA_HA_Equagga_1.0, whole genome shotgun sequence genome contains these proteins:
- the LOC124229353 gene encoding olfactory receptor 4X2-like: MANTHNVTEFIFLGLSPNQEVQTVCFVLFLLLYTAIVLGNLLIVLTVMTSRSLGSPLYFFLSYLSFVEICYSSTSAPKLISDLLAERKAISLWGCMTQLFFIHFFGGTEVFLLTVMAYDRYVAICRPLNYTTIMNRQVCAMLVGAAWVGGFVHSFAQALLIFRLPFCGPNVINHYFCDLLPLLELACSDTFLISLLIVANGGTMAVINFVVLLFSYVVILLHLRTRSSEGRRKALSTCGSHITVVMLFFGPCIFIYLRPSTTLSVDKMVAVFYTVITPLLNPVIYSLRNAEMKKAMKRLWIRTMKLDEK, translated from the coding sequence ATGGCTAATACACATAATGTGACTGAATTCATTTTTCTGGGACTTTCTCCTAATCAGGAGGTGCAGACTGTTTGTTTTGTGCTATTTCTGCTCTTGTACACAGCAATTGTCCTGGGGAATCTCCTCATTGTGCTCACGGTCATGACCAGCAGAAGTCTTGGTTCCCCCTTGTACTTCTTCCTCAGCTACCTGTCCTTCGTGGAGATCTGCTACTCCTCTACTTCAGCCCCCAAACTCATCTCAGATTTGCTGGCTGAAAGGAAAGCCATATCTCTGTGGGGCTGCATGACACAGCTTTTCTTCATCCACTTCTTTGGTGGCACTGAGGTGTTCCTGCTCACAGTGATGGcgtatgaccgctatgtggccatctgcagaCCTCTCAACTACACCACCATCATGAACCGACAGGTTTGTGCTATGTTGGTGGGAGCAGCCTGGGTGGGGGGCTTTGTGCATTCCTTTGCCCAAGCCCTTCTCATCTTCCGCCTGCCCTTCTGTGGCCCAAATGTGATCAACCACTATTTCTGCGATCTGCTTCCTCTGCTCGAACTTGCCTGCTCTGACACCTTCCTCATTAGTCTGCTGATTGTTGCCAATGGGGGGACCATGGCTGTGATCAACTTTGTGGTCCTTTTATTCTCCTATGTGGTCATATTGCTCCATCTGAGGACTCGAAGCTCTGAGGGGCGGCGCAAGGCCCTCTCCACCTGTGGGTCCCATATCACTGTGGTTATGTTGTTCTTTGGGCCCTGCATCTTTATCTATCTGAGGCCTTCTACCACTCTGTCTGTGGACAAGATGGTGGCCGTGTTCTACACAGTGATCACTCCACTCCTCAACCCTGTCATCTACTCCTTGAGAAATGCAGAAATGAAGAAGGCCATGAAGAGGTTGTGGATCAGGACAATGAAACTAGATGAGAAATAG